The following are encoded in a window of Qipengyuania soli genomic DNA:
- the gltB gene encoding glutamate synthase large subunit — translation MGRTPPLGNEGLYDPRNEHDACGVGMVAHIKGAKSHGIVTQALEILANLDHRGAVGADPLLGDGAGILIQIPDPLIRKWAEAGGHDLPQPGHYAVAMCFLPQQAEARDFVQGQLERFAAKEGQRVVGWRDVPTTLDGLGKAVVDSMPVIRQCVIARGENCADQDAFERKLVVIRKQTLNPLKALEAKHGIEGLATAYIPSFSSRTVVYKGLLLATQVGSFYDDLRDPDCVSALGLVHQRFSTNTFPSWRLAHPYRFMAHNGEINTVRGNVNWMEARRRTMESELLGADLDKMWPLIPHGQSDTACLDNALELLLTGGYSLAHSMMMLMPEAWAKDPLIDPARRAFYEYHAALMEPWDGPAAVCFTDGRQIGACLDRNGLRPARWCTTKDDLVVLASESGVLPFRDEDITRKWRLQPGRMLLIDLEQGRIVEDEELKADLAAAQPYEAWLEKAQYKLEDLDHIEPDLSEIPQSEQSLLDRQQAFGYTQEDVAKFLEPMATGGEDPIGSMGTDTPIAVLSDRSRLLYDYFKQNFAQVTNPPIDPIREELVMSLLSMIGPRPNLLGRDGGTHKRLEISQPILTNTDLAKIRSVEVALDGAFRTATIDITWDASTGADGLAMALKEMCWAATEAVLGDANILILSDRGQGPDRIPMPALLATSAVHHQLVRQGLRMQTGLVIETGEAREVHHFCALAGYGAEGINPYLAFETLEALRAERFPEMDAAKVQANYVKAVGKGILKVMSKMGISTYQSYCGAQIFDAVGLSSEFIDTYFTGTATTIEGIGLKEVAEEAVLRHAQAYGDNPLYAGMLDVGGIYQYRIRGEAHAWTPHSVAQLQHAVRGNNPKNYAEFAEAINEQSERLLTIRGLMELKPADQPLSLDEVEPAVEIVKRFSTGAMSFGSISREAHTTLAIAMNRIGGRSNTGEGGEEPDRFLPMDNGDSMRSRIKQVASGRFGVTAEYLVNSDDIQIKMAQGAKPGEGGQLPGHKVDKVIGKTRHSTPGVGLISPPPHHDIYSIEDLAQLIHDLKNVQPKARISVKLVSEVGVGTVAAGVSKCKADHVTISGYEGGTGASPLTSLTHAGSPWEIGLAETQQTLLLNDLRSRIAVQVDGGLRTGRDVAIGALLGADEFGFATAPLIAAGCIMMRKCHLNTCPVGVATQDPVLRKRFTGTPEHVINYFFFVAEELRQIMAQMGFRTVEEMVGRVDRIDMRRVERHWKAHGVDLKRILHAVPLEEGKPLHQTEGQDHGLGGAMDVELIEACKPAIESGQAVQLTRPIRNVNRTVGAMLSGRIAEAYGHAGLPQDTIRIDLTGVAGQSFGAWLAHGVTLSLTGDANDYVGKGLSGGRIAVRPPENAPRKPGENIIVGNTVLYGAIAGEAYFAGVAGERFAVRNSGAVAVVEGTGDHGCEYMTGGTVCVLGKTGRNFAAGMSGGVAYVYDPEGKFAQLCNPAQVDVLDVAPGDGPGAEKSWGKPQQRAVSVENAGMGDPLYHDAERLKVLVERHLLHTGSARAKALLDNWASELKNFRKVMPRDYAKALKLLEEEREQAVMEAAE, via the coding sequence ATGGGACGCACGCCGCCCCTGGGGAATGAGGGTCTCTACGACCCCCGCAACGAGCATGACGCCTGCGGCGTCGGCATGGTCGCGCATATCAAGGGCGCGAAGAGCCACGGCATCGTCACCCAGGCGCTCGAGATTCTGGCCAATCTCGACCATCGCGGCGCGGTCGGCGCGGACCCGCTGCTGGGCGATGGCGCAGGCATACTGATCCAGATCCCCGATCCCCTGATCCGCAAGTGGGCCGAGGCGGGCGGACACGACCTGCCCCAGCCGGGTCACTACGCGGTGGCCATGTGCTTCCTCCCGCAACAAGCGGAAGCGCGCGATTTCGTGCAGGGCCAGCTCGAACGCTTCGCGGCCAAGGAAGGCCAGCGCGTGGTCGGTTGGCGCGATGTCCCGACGACACTCGACGGGCTTGGCAAGGCGGTGGTCGATTCCATGCCGGTGATCCGCCAGTGCGTGATTGCCCGCGGTGAAAACTGTGCCGACCAGGATGCGTTCGAGCGCAAGCTCGTCGTCATCCGCAAGCAGACCCTCAACCCGCTCAAAGCGCTCGAGGCCAAGCACGGCATCGAAGGTCTTGCGACCGCCTATATCCCGAGCTTCTCGAGCCGCACGGTGGTCTACAAGGGCCTGCTACTGGCAACCCAAGTGGGCAGCTTCTACGACGACCTGCGCGACCCCGATTGCGTCTCCGCGCTCGGCCTCGTCCACCAGCGCTTCAGCACCAACACCTTCCCCAGCTGGCGCCTTGCCCACCCCTATCGCTTCATGGCCCACAACGGCGAGATCAACACGGTTCGCGGCAATGTGAACTGGATGGAAGCCCGCCGCCGTACGATGGAAAGCGAACTGCTCGGCGCCGACCTCGACAAGATGTGGCCGCTGATCCCGCACGGCCAGTCGGACACTGCATGCCTCGACAATGCGCTCGAGCTGCTGCTGACCGGCGGATACAGCCTCGCCCATTCGATGATGATGCTGATGCCCGAAGCCTGGGCGAAAGATCCGCTCATCGACCCGGCCCGCCGCGCCTTCTACGAATACCACGCCGCGCTGATGGAACCGTGGGACGGCCCTGCTGCCGTCTGCTTCACCGACGGCCGCCAGATTGGTGCCTGCCTCGATCGCAACGGCCTGCGTCCGGCGCGCTGGTGCACGACCAAGGACGACCTCGTCGTCCTCGCGTCCGAAAGCGGCGTGCTGCCGTTCAGGGACGAGGACATCACCCGCAAGTGGCGCCTGCAACCGGGCCGCATGCTGCTGATCGACCTCGAACAGGGCCGCATCGTCGAGGACGAGGAACTGAAGGCCGACCTCGCAGCCGCACAGCCTTACGAAGCGTGGCTGGAGAAGGCCCAGTACAAGCTCGAGGATCTCGACCACATCGAGCCCGATCTGTCGGAAATCCCGCAGTCGGAGCAGTCGCTCCTCGATCGCCAGCAGGCCTTCGGTTACACGCAGGAAGACGTCGCGAAATTCCTCGAGCCGATGGCGACCGGGGGCGAAGACCCGATCGGTTCGATGGGTACGGACACGCCCATCGCGGTGCTGAGCGACCGAAGCCGCCTGCTCTACGACTATTTCAAGCAGAACTTCGCGCAGGTCACCAATCCGCCGATCGACCCGATCCGCGAAGAACTGGTGATGAGCCTGCTGTCGATGATCGGACCGCGTCCGAACCTGCTCGGTCGCGACGGCGGTACGCACAAGCGTCTCGAGATCAGCCAGCCGATCCTGACCAACACCGACCTTGCCAAGATCCGCTCGGTCGAGGTCGCGCTCGACGGCGCATTCCGCACCGCCACCATCGACATAACCTGGGATGCCAGCACCGGTGCCGACGGGCTCGCCATGGCGCTGAAGGAAATGTGCTGGGCGGCGACCGAGGCAGTGCTCGGCGATGCCAACATCCTTATCCTATCCGACCGCGGGCAGGGCCCCGACCGCATTCCGATGCCGGCGCTGCTGGCAACGAGCGCGGTCCACCACCAGCTCGTCCGCCAGGGCCTGCGCATGCAGACCGGCCTCGTCATCGAGACCGGCGAAGCACGCGAAGTGCATCATTTCTGCGCGCTGGCAGGCTATGGCGCGGAAGGCATCAACCCCTACCTCGCCTTCGAGACGCTCGAAGCTCTGCGAGCCGAACGCTTTCCCGAAATGGACGCCGCCAAGGTGCAGGCGAATTACGTCAAGGCTGTCGGCAAGGGCATCCTCAAGGTCATGTCCAAGATGGGCATCTCGACCTACCAGTCGTATTGCGGTGCGCAGATCTTCGACGCCGTCGGCCTGTCGAGCGAGTTCATCGACACCTATTTCACCGGCACCGCGACGACGATCGAGGGCATCGGCCTCAAGGAAGTCGCCGAGGAAGCAGTACTGCGCCACGCGCAGGCCTATGGCGACAACCCGCTCTATGCCGGGATGCTCGATGTCGGCGGCATCTACCAGTACCGCATCCGCGGCGAGGCGCATGCCTGGACCCCGCATTCGGTCGCCCAGCTGCAGCACGCGGTGCGTGGCAACAACCCCAAGAACTATGCCGAGTTCGCGGAAGCCATCAACGAGCAGTCCGAACGCCTGCTGACCATCCGCGGCCTCATGGAATTGAAGCCCGCCGACCAGCCGCTGAGCCTTGACGAGGTCGAACCGGCGGTCGAGATTGTCAAGCGCTTCAGCACTGGCGCGATGAGCTTCGGCTCGATCAGCCGCGAGGCGCACACAACGCTGGCCATCGCCATGAACCGCATCGGCGGGCGCTCGAACACGGGCGAGGGCGGCGAGGAGCCGGACCGCTTCCTGCCGATGGACAATGGCGATTCGATGCGCAGCCGGATCAAGCAGGTTGCCTCGGGGCGCTTCGGCGTCACAGCCGAATACCTCGTCAATTCGGACGACATCCAGATCAAGATGGCGCAGGGCGCGAAGCCCGGCGAAGGCGGCCAGCTGCCCGGCCACAAGGTCGACAAGGTCATCGGCAAGACACGCCACTCGACCCCGGGCGTGGGCCTGATCTCGCCCCCGCCGCACCATGACATCTACTCGATCGAGGACCTCGCCCAGCTGATCCACGACCTCAAGAACGTGCAGCCCAAGGCGCGCATCTCGGTCAAGCTGGTCAGCGAAGTCGGCGTTGGCACGGTCGCTGCGGGCGTGTCCAAGTGTAAGGCCGACCACGTCACCATCTCGGGTTATGAAGGCGGGACCGGCGCATCGCCGCTGACCTCGCTCACCCATGCCGGAAGCCCATGGGAAATCGGCCTTGCCGAAACCCAGCAGACGCTGCTCCTCAACGATCTGCGCAGCCGCATCGCGGTGCAGGTCGATGGTGGCTTGCGCACGGGCCGCGACGTCGCCATCGGCGCACTGCTCGGCGCGGACGAGTTCGGCTTTGCCACCGCCCCGCTGATCGCGGCAGGCTGCATCATGATGCGCAAGTGCCACCTCAACACCTGCCCTGTCGGCGTCGCCACGCAGGACCCGGTGCTGCGCAAGCGCTTTACCGGCACGCCCGAGCACGTGATCAACTACTTCTTCTTCGTCGCCGAGGAACTGCGCCAGATCATGGCGCAGATGGGCTTCCGCACGGTCGAGGAGATGGTCGGTCGCGTCGACCGCATCGACATGCGCCGGGTGGAGCGCCACTGGAAAGCGCATGGCGTCGACCTGAAGCGCATCCTCCACGCGGTTCCGCTCGAGGAAGGCAAGCCGCTCCACCAGACCGAAGGCCAGGACCACGGACTCGGCGGGGCGATGGACGTCGAACTGATCGAAGCCTGCAAGCCGGCCATCGAAAGCGGACAGGCCGTCCAGCTCACCCGCCCCATCCGCAACGTCAACCGAACCGTTGGCGCCATGCTGTCGGGCCGGATTGCCGAGGCCTATGGCCATGCGGGGCTGCCGCAGGACACCATTCGCATCGACCTGACCGGCGTTGCCGGACAGAGCTTCGGTGCCTGGCTCGCCCATGGCGTGACGCTGAGCCTGACCGGCGACGCCAACGACTATGTCGGCAAGGGCCTGTCGGGCGGTCGCATCGCCGTGCGCCCGCCGGAGAATGCTCCGCGCAAGCCGGGCGAGAACATCATCGTCGGGAACACCGTGCTCTATGGCGCAATCGCGGGCGAAGCCTATTTCGCCGGTGTCGCGGGCGAGCGCTTCGCGGTTCGCAACTCCGGAGCCGTCGCGGTGGTCGAGGGTACGGGCGATCATGGGTGCGAATACATGACCGGCGGCACGGTCTGCGTGCTCGGCAAGACCGGACGCAACTTCGCCGCAGGCATGAGCGGGGGCGTGGCCTATGTCTACGATCCCGAAGGCAAGTTCGCCCAGCTATGCAACCCGGCGCAGGTCGACGTGCTCGATGTTGCCCCGGGCGATGGGCCGGGCGCCGAGAAGAGCTGGGGCAAGCCGCAGCAGCGCGCCGTCTCGGTCGAGAATGCCGGTATGGGCGACCCGCTCTACCACGACGCCGAACGACTGAAGGTCCTGGTCGAACGGCACCTGCTGCACACCGGATCGGCCCGGGCCAAGGCTCTGCTCGACAACTGGGCGAGCGAACTCAAGAACTTCCGCAAGGTGATGCCGCGCGATTACGCCAAGGCATTGAAGCTGCTCGAGGAAGAGCGCGAACAGGCTGTGATGGAGGCGGCTGAATAA
- a CDS encoding TIGR04063 family PEP-CTERM/XrtA system glycosyltransferase produces MTRVLHILDHSLPLHSGYTFRTRAILKSLQAKGVEVRGITGARHVAEGPATETVEDLTFHRVGDAPGGPPVLREWREIEQLRHGIEQLAREWRPDVIHAHSPALCGMAGLRAARRLDIPFVYEIRAFWEDAAVGNGTGTEGSLKYRLTRALENRVVAGADAVFTICRGLRDDLVARGHDGAKIGLSPNGVDLTLFGDPPPRDDALAGKIGIGKGPVIGFIGSFYDYEGLDDLIAAMPLLRERHPGAQLLLVGGGPMDDSLRRQAVPLADAVVFTGRVPHSEVERYYSLVDVLAYPRKKSRLTDLVTPLKPLEAMAERKIVAASDVGGHRELIEDGVTGKLFPPDDPAAIAAALADFIDARAEWPAMRDRGRAHVAASHDWGRNVERYLGVYQELLGRERVEGLPAPFRTAETEG; encoded by the coding sequence ATGACACGCGTCCTCCACATCCTCGACCATTCGCTGCCGCTCCATTCGGGCTATACCTTTCGCACGCGCGCAATCCTCAAGAGCCTGCAGGCAAAGGGCGTCGAGGTGCGCGGCATCACCGGCGCGCGCCACGTCGCCGAAGGGCCGGCCACCGAGACCGTCGAGGACCTGACCTTTCACCGGGTTGGCGACGCTCCGGGAGGGCCGCCCGTCCTGCGAGAATGGCGCGAGATCGAACAGCTGCGGCACGGGATCGAGCAGCTAGCCAGAGAGTGGCGCCCCGACGTTATCCATGCCCATTCGCCCGCCCTGTGCGGCATGGCCGGGCTGCGCGCCGCGCGGCGGCTCGACATCCCTTTCGTCTATGAGATCCGGGCGTTCTGGGAAGATGCGGCTGTCGGCAACGGCACCGGGACCGAGGGATCGCTGAAGTATCGCCTGACCCGCGCGCTCGAGAACCGGGTTGTTGCAGGCGCGGACGCGGTCTTCACGATCTGCCGCGGCCTGCGCGACGACCTTGTCGCCCGCGGCCACGATGGCGCCAAGATCGGGCTTTCTCCGAACGGCGTCGACCTCACCCTGTTCGGCGATCCGCCGCCGCGCGACGATGCACTGGCCGGGAAAATCGGTATCGGGAAGGGGCCCGTCATTGGCTTCATCGGCAGTTTCTACGACTACGAGGGGCTCGACGACCTCATCGCCGCCATGCCCCTGCTGCGCGAGCGGCATCCAGGTGCCCAGCTGCTGCTCGTCGGGGGCGGTCCGATGGACGATTCGCTGCGGCGACAGGCCGTCCCTCTCGCAGACGCGGTCGTCTTCACCGGCCGCGTCCCCCATTCCGAGGTCGAGCGCTATTATTCGCTCGTCGATGTCCTCGCCTACCCGCGCAAGAAGTCGCGCCTGACCGACCTGGTCACGCCCCTCAAACCGCTTGAAGCCATGGCCGAGCGCAAGATCGTCGCGGCGAGCGATGTCGGGGGGCATCGCGAATTGATTGAGGACGGCGTGACAGGGAAACTCTTCCCTCCCGACGACCCGGCCGCCATCGCCGCAGCCCTCGCCGATTTCATCGACGCGCGTGCCGAATGGCCAGCCATGCGCGATCGCGGCCGTGCGCATGTCGCCGCCAGCCACGACTGGGGGCGGAACGTGGAACGTTATCTCGGTGTTTACCAAGAACTGCTAGGACGCGAGCGAGTGGAAGGCCTACCTGCCCCGTTCCGGACGGCAGAAACCGAAGGATAG
- a CDS encoding DUF5935 domain-containing protein has protein sequence MLDLALFLTVMLLFAMGLRRPFIWVLTYLYIDILAPQKISWALLASVPISLIAFILAFAGWIIGDTKANTQFTLRQGLLLALLCWCFMTLQWADYPEFAQEKWNWVWKALVFAIFLPVTLTTRLRFEMTSLIMVLTAGAIIISASMKTVLGGGGYGNLSLFVNDNSNVYESSTLATIAIAIIPLILWLVKNSTVFPTDWRVKAFAGLLIFACLMIPVGTEARTGLICIGVLGLLMLRDVKKRMLYVTGAAALGLAALPFLPASFYERMSTLNSVEEDQSASTRMQVWAWTIDYAAEHPLGGGFDAFRGNSFTYQMPVVERNGSTVSVRYEQVTDGGRAYHSSIFEMLGEQGWPGLLAWLALHAIGIWQMEVIRRRWRDRRAPTEQWQSPLASALQFAQIIYLVGATFQGIAFQPFVLMLVGMQIGLWTYCKKRESAKQESVRKAARDARRAAASAKPAMP, from the coding sequence GTGCTTGACCTCGCCCTCTTCCTGACCGTGATGCTGCTTTTCGCGATGGGACTGCGGCGGCCCTTCATCTGGGTGCTGACCTATCTCTATATCGATATCCTGGCACCGCAGAAGATCAGCTGGGCCCTGCTCGCATCGGTCCCGATTTCGCTGATCGCCTTCATTCTGGCCTTTGCCGGATGGATCATCGGGGACACCAAGGCGAACACGCAATTCACCTTGCGACAGGGACTGCTGCTCGCGCTGCTGTGCTGGTGTTTCATGACCCTGCAATGGGCCGACTACCCCGAGTTCGCGCAGGAAAAGTGGAACTGGGTATGGAAGGCGCTGGTCTTCGCGATCTTCCTTCCCGTGACCCTGACGACCCGCCTGCGGTTCGAGATGACCTCGCTCATCATGGTCCTGACTGCCGGCGCGATCATTATTTCGGCCAGCATGAAGACCGTGCTGGGCGGTGGCGGTTACGGCAATCTATCGCTGTTCGTGAACGACAATTCGAACGTCTACGAAAGCTCTACCCTCGCCACGATCGCCATCGCGATCATCCCCCTCATCCTCTGGCTGGTGAAGAACTCGACCGTCTTCCCGACCGACTGGCGGGTGAAGGCATTTGCCGGGCTGCTGATCTTCGCCTGCCTGATGATCCCGGTCGGGACCGAGGCGCGTACGGGGCTCATCTGCATCGGCGTCCTCGGCCTGCTGATGCTGCGCGACGTGAAAAAGCGCATGCTTTATGTCACCGGTGCGGCAGCCCTCGGCCTTGCCGCGCTGCCGTTCCTCCCGGCGAGCTTTTACGAGCGCATGTCTACGTTGAACTCGGTGGAAGAGGACCAGTCGGCCTCAACCCGCATGCAGGTCTGGGCGTGGACCATCGACTATGCCGCAGAGCATCCTCTCGGGGGCGGTTTCGATGCCTTTCGCGGCAACAGCTTCACCTACCAGATGCCGGTGGTCGAACGGAACGGTTCGACCGTCTCGGTCAGGTACGAGCAAGTGACCGACGGCGGCCGTGCCTACCATTCATCGATCTTCGAGATGCTGGGCGAGCAGGGCTGGCCCGGCCTGCTCGCCTGGCTGGCACTGCATGCGATCGGGATCTGGCAGATGGAGGTCATCCGCAGGCGGTGGCGTGATCGACGGGCGCCTACCGAGCAGTGGCAATCACCCTTGGCAAGTGCGCTTCAGTTTGCGCAAATCATCTACCTTGTCGGCGCGACCTTCCAGGGCATTGCCTTCCAGCCCTTCGTGCTGATGCTGGTCGGAATGCAGATCGGCCTGTGGACCTATTGCAAGAAACGCGAATCAGCCAAGCAGGAGTCGGTTCGCAAGGCAGCGCGCGATGCACGGCGCGCTGCCGCATCGGCCAAGCCCGCTATGCCGTAA
- a CDS encoding MaoC family dehydratase: protein MTPQELATKVGENIGTSEWVAMDQDRINMFADATGDHQFIHINEEAAKMTPFGGTIAHGFLTLSMIPYLSANSSLPKVDGVKMGVNYGGNKTRFIAPVRSGKRIRGHWKLLELVEKRPGQWQQTHEITIEIEGEDKPALITEWIMQFFV from the coding sequence ATGACCCCGCAGGAACTCGCAACCAAGGTCGGCGAAAACATCGGCACCAGCGAATGGGTGGCCATGGACCAAGACCGCATCAACATGTTCGCCGATGCGACCGGTGACCACCAGTTCATCCACATCAACGAGGAAGCGGCCAAGATGACGCCGTTCGGCGGCACCATTGCCCATGGCTTCCTGACCCTTTCGATGATCCCCTACCTCAGCGCCAATTCGAGCCTGCCCAAGGTCGACGGCGTGAAAATGGGCGTCAACTACGGCGGCAACAAGACGCGCTTCATTGCCCCGGTCCGCTCGGGCAAGCGTATTCGCGGCCATTGGAAGCTGCTCGAACTGGTCGAGAAGCGTCCCGGCCAGTGGCAGCAGACGCACGAAATCACCATCGAGATTGAAGGCGAGGACAAGCCCGCCCTGATCACCGAATGGATCATGCAGTTCTTCGTCTGA
- a CDS encoding acetyl-CoA C-acyltransferase, translating into MRDAVIVSTARTPLTKAARGAFNNTTGATLGSWSIKAAVERAGLEGGEIDDVVMGCAAQQGSTGGNVARLAALRAGLPVTVPAMTIDRQCSSGLMTVATAAKQVIVDNMDICVAGGLESISKVVGSGKMFVEPDRQLLEMHPHIYMPMIGTAEVVAKRYNISREYQDEYSLQSQQRTAAAQAAGKFDDEIVACTATMAVMDKETKEVSFHEVTADRDDCNRPDTTLEGLASLKPVMGEGHTITAGNASQLSDGSSSCVVMEAKVAEKRGLEPLGRYVGMAVAGTEPDEMGIGPVFAIPKLLERFNLKMDDIGLWELNEAFAVQVLYCRDKLGIPDELLNVNGGSISIGHPFGMTGARCTGHALIEGKRRGVKYAVVTMCIGGGQGAAGLFEVF; encoded by the coding sequence ATGCGTGACGCAGTCATCGTCTCCACCGCCCGAACCCCGCTTACCAAGGCGGCGCGCGGCGCCTTCAACAACACAACCGGCGCGACGCTGGGTTCGTGGTCGATCAAGGCCGCGGTCGAAAGAGCCGGCCTCGAAGGCGGCGAGATCGACGACGTGGTGATGGGCTGCGCCGCGCAGCAGGGTTCGACCGGCGGCAACGTCGCGCGCCTCGCCGCACTGCGTGCTGGCCTTCCGGTGACGGTCCCGGCCATGACCATCGATCGCCAGTGCTCCTCGGGCCTGATGACCGTGGCGACGGCAGCCAAGCAGGTCATCGTCGACAACATGGACATCTGCGTTGCCGGTGGCCTCGAAAGCATTTCCAAGGTCGTGGGCAGCGGCAAAATGTTCGTCGAGCCCGACCGCCAGCTGCTCGAGATGCACCCGCACATCTACATGCCGATGATCGGCACGGCCGAAGTCGTCGCCAAGCGCTACAACATCAGCCGCGAGTACCAGGACGAATATTCGCTCCAGTCGCAGCAGCGCACTGCCGCAGCGCAGGCCGCCGGCAAGTTCGATGACGAAATCGTCGCCTGCACCGCAACCATGGCGGTGATGGACAAGGAAACGAAGGAAGTCTCTTTCCACGAAGTCACTGCCGATCGCGACGACTGCAACCGCCCCGATACCACGCTCGAAGGCCTCGCCAGCCTCAAGCCGGTGATGGGCGAAGGCCACACGATCACGGCAGGCAACGCCAGCCAGCTGTCGGACGGTTCGTCCTCCTGCGTGGTGATGGAAGCCAAGGTCGCCGAAAAGCGCGGCCTCGAACCGCTGGGCCGCTATGTCGGCATGGCGGTTGCCGGCACGGAGCCCGACGAGATGGGCATCGGCCCGGTCTTCGCAATTCCGAAGCTGCTCGAACGCTTCAACCTCAAGATGGACGACATCGGCCTGTGGGAGCTTAACGAGGCTTTCGCGGTGCAGGTGCTCTACTGCCGCGACAAGCTCGGCATTCCTGACGAACTGCTCAACGTCAACGGCGGCTCGATCTCGATCGGCCACCCCTTCGGCATGACCGGCGCGCGCTGCACCGGCCACGCGCTGATCGAAGGCAAGCGCCGCGGCGTGAAGTACGCCGTCGTCACCATGTGCATCGGTGGCGGCCAGGGCGCAGCGGGCCTCTTCGAGGTCTTCTGA
- a CDS encoding carboxymuconolactone decarboxylase family protein → MRLSAPRIEPLDMERLDEEQREVLAPFADPSNKVGGGRVLNIFRTLARAPKALTGFLAWGNYILSRRNSLPPREREIVILRTGWLCRSGYEFAQHRRIGIDCSLTPEEIERIKAGPDAPGWTPIESAMLRAADELVADHFVSDQTWKALEELGDKGRMDLVFTVGQYTQVSMLLNSFGVQLEDGDAADPDLTP, encoded by the coding sequence ATGCGCCTTTCTGCCCCTCGCATCGAGCCGCTCGACATGGAGCGGCTCGACGAGGAGCAGCGCGAAGTTCTCGCCCCCTTCGCCGATCCTTCCAACAAGGTCGGCGGGGGGCGGGTCCTCAATATCTTCCGCACGCTGGCCCGCGCGCCCAAGGCGCTGACGGGTTTCCTGGCGTGGGGCAATTACATCCTGTCCCGCCGCAACAGCCTGCCACCACGCGAGCGGGAAATCGTCATCCTGCGGACCGGCTGGTTGTGCCGCTCGGGCTACGAGTTCGCCCAGCACCGGCGCATCGGCATCGACTGCAGCCTGACGCCGGAGGAAATCGAGCGTATCAAGGCGGGGCCGGATGCGCCTGGCTGGACACCCATTGAGTCGGCCATGCTGCGCGCTGCGGATGAACTCGTCGCCGATCACTTCGTCTCTGACCAGACCTGGAAGGCACTCGAAGAACTGGGCGACAAGGGCCGCATGGACCTCGTCTTCACGGTGGGCCAGTACACGCAGGTGTCGATGCTGCTCAACAGCTTCGGCGTGCAGCTGGAAGACGGCGACGCTGCGGATCCCGACCTTACACCCTGA
- a CDS encoding DUF4126 domain-containing protein produces the protein MGIMEIIGVAASVSILSGWRLYLCIFATGLAMRLGALPLPDHLASLDVLANPWVMGIAALGATAEFLADKVMWLDSIWDTVHTLIRPVGGALLALAIVDPSDPATQVIAFILGGGASFMAHAGKAGARGVVNVSPEPVSNVAVSTAEDIATMGLLYLAYQYPVAAGVIAVILLVLVIWLLVLARRVLGRLVASVRAPQEPLPPA, from the coding sequence ATGGGCATCATGGAAATAATCGGCGTCGCAGCCAGCGTCAGCATCCTTTCCGGCTGGCGACTTTACCTGTGCATCTTTGCGACGGGCCTCGCCATGCGGTTAGGGGCACTGCCTTTGCCCGACCACCTCGCCTCGCTAGACGTGCTCGCCAACCCCTGGGTCATGGGGATCGCCGCACTGGGTGCCACGGCGGAGTTCCTTGCCGACAAGGTCATGTGGCTCGATTCCATCTGGGACACGGTCCACACGCTGATCCGGCCGGTCGGCGGGGCGCTCTTGGCCCTCGCAATCGTCGATCCGTCGGACCCTGCGACGCAGGTCATCGCCTTCATCCTGGGTGGCGGGGCGAGCTTCATGGCCCATGCCGGCAAGGCCGGCGCACGCGGCGTTGTCAACGTCAGTCCCGAGCCGGTGAGCAACGTGGCCGTATCGACCGCCGAGGACATTGCGACAATGGGCTTGCTGTACCTGGCCTACCAGTACCCGGTCGCAGCAGGAGTGATCGCCGTCATCCTGCTGGTGCTGGTCATCTGGCTGCTGGTGCTGGCGCGCCGCGTCCTCGGACGGCTGGTCGCTAGCGTTCGCGCGCCACAGGAGCCGCTGCCGCCGGCCTAG